One genomic window of Silurus meridionalis isolate SWU-2019-XX chromosome 22, ASM1480568v1, whole genome shotgun sequence includes the following:
- the dclk3 gene encoding serine/threonine-protein kinase DCLK3, producing MWTRNLVEEAVRPKWKAADHRTKLPLCTNSTPRPGLISYTFGSKTLRCPAANRPLEKVGIGPFRWEERVLLRASGYHGRHEEASPVRPRIVTVVRPCGKHNLRKISLLLNRRAVQTFELLMADVSEALGFPCWHSGRVRRLFSPAGQEIHSLSDFFRSGNAFLAFGISRPSISDVQATLQELYPDSPGYCDNLLRLWERILRPKAAKTDSGFHDDVPQDESSLNVALKLVTNQPPANNLQSFQAQVRQNDRGRRERQKGEWDNREDKRANQSQTKEEKSIDKKKEPVYCQSCRGAGPPIPPIVNKKSTKLEKPNHENKAQDNRMKNSSQIKKTEAVNLKNNPNPLQNKVSILGPQAEIPREQDMPKVEMVEQKDLWEELPPDGMQVSLEEIHRCYDIGSVVGDGNFAVVYECRVRGFTQTFAMKVVDKAKLHGRGHMIQNEIALLRSLAHSRLVRLLRSHHTDKHVYLLMELVAGGDLFDAIAKYGKFSEPCAARMIQDISQALEYIHNKSIAHRDIKPENLLVQWHSNGNINLKLADFGLAMVVTEPVFTVCGTPTYVAPEILAETGYGVAVDVWAMGVILFVLLSGFPPFRSPERNQEELFHLIQKGEVHFLSPYWDHISEGAKVLVRALLEVNPTVRLTASQTLQNSWLVHAVAQSDHEEAKNSSNINKKGTIQEHRKHGEWENQPKPDKTAEIDQVTQIDRNTENITDKYRETNMDQKNMQSLERPSQVKEISKNGHLLKATVLVQKAPE from the exons ATGTGGACCCGAAACCTAGTGGAAGAAGCAGTCAGGCCTAAATGGAAAGCGGCAG ATCACAGAACTAAACTACCTTTGTGTACAAATTCTACTCCTCGACCAGGACTGATATCATACACTTTTGGCTCCAAGACCCTGAGATGTCCTGCAGCCAACAGACCCTTGGAAAAAGTTGGAATTGGCCCATTTAGGTGGGAGGAACGTGTGCTGCTCAGAGCAAGTGGTTATCATGGACGACATGAAGAAGCTAGTCCAGTGCGCCCACGTATTGTGACAGTGGTTCGGCCATGTGGCAAGCACAACCTACGGAAGATTTCTTTGCTGCTAAATCGTCGTGCTGTACAGACTTTTGAGCTATTGATGGCTGATGTGTCAGAAGCCCTTGGCTTCCCATGTTGGCACAGTGGTCGTGTTCGGCGACTTTTTAGCCCTGCTGGGCAAGAGATACACAGTCTTTCTGATTTCTTTAGGTCAGGTAATGCCTTTCTGGCCTTTGGAATTAGCCGCCCCTCCATTAGTGATGTACAGGCTACACTGCAGGAGCTGTATCCTGACAGCCCAGGTTACTGTGACAACTTGCTGAGGTTGTGGGAGCGAATCCTGAGGCCTAAGGCTGCTAAGACAGATAGTGGTTTCCATGATGATGTGCCCCAGGATGAATCTAGTTTAAATGTAGCCCTTAAATTGGTGACAAACCAACCACCAGCCAATAATTTGCAGTCATTCCAAGCACAAGTTAGGCAGAATGACAGGGGCAGGAGGGAAAGACAGAAAGGAGAGTGGGACAACAGGGAGGATAAGAGAGCAAACCAATctcagactaaagaggagaaaaGTATAGACAAGAAGAAGGAGCCAGTATATTGCCAAAGCTGCAGAGGAGCTGGTCCACCTATTCCTCCGATTGTAAACAAGAAATCTACTAAATTGGAAAAGCCTAACCATGAGAACAAAGCTCAGGATAACAGGATGAAAAACTCAtcacagattaaaaaaacagaagcagtCAATCTGAAAAATAATCCAAACCCTCTCCAAAATAAAGTCTCAATTTTAGGACCCCAAGCAGAAATCCCTAGAGAACAAGACATGCCAAAAGTAGAAATGGTAGAACAGAAAGACTTGTGGGAGGAGCTGCCACCTGATGGCATGCAGGTCTCTCTGGAGGAAATCCATCGCTGCTATGACATTGGGAGTGTGGTGGGTGATGGGAATTTTGCAGTGGTGTATGAGTGCCGTGTGCGTGGCTTCACCCAAACATTTGCCATGAAGGTGGTAGACAAAGCCAAACTGCATGGCCGAGGTCACATGATACAGAATGAAATTGCCTTACTGCGCAGCCTGGCACACTCACGCCTGGTGCGACTCCTGCGCTCACATCACACGGACAAACATGTCTACCTGTTAATGGAGCTGGTGGCTGGTGGTGATCTGTTCGATGCTATTGCCAAGTATGGAAAATTCAGCGAGCCTTGTGCAGCTAGGATGATTCAGGACATCAGCCAGGCTCTGGAGTACATCCATAACAAGAGTATCGCACACCGAGATATCAAGCCTGAAAATCTTTTA GTCCAGTGGCACAGCAATGGCAATATAAACCTAAAGCTGGCTGATTTTGGATTAGCCATGGTAGTGACGGAGCCAGTTTTCACAGTTTGCGGCACACCTACATATGTTGCTCCTGAGATACTTGCTGAGACAG gGTATGGTGTAGCAGTGGACGTCTGGGCAATGGGTGTGATACTGTTTGTGCTTCTCAGTGGGTTTCCTCCATTCCGCAGTCCAGAACGCAATCAGGAGGAGCTCTTTCATCTCATCCAGAAAGGAGAGGTCCACTTCCTGTCACCATACTGGGACCATATATCTGAGG GAGCTAAAGTCCTAGTCCGAGCTCTACTAGAAGTAAACCCCACTGTGAGACTGACAGCCAGTCAAACTTTGCAGAACAGCTGGCTTGTTCATGCAGTAGCTCAGAGTGACCACGAGGAGGCGAAAAACTCTAGCAACATCAACAAGAAAGGAACAATTcaagaacacagaaaacatggGGAatgggaaaatcagccaaaaccTGATAAAACAGCAGAGATAGATCAAGTGACACAGATAGACAGGAACACTGAAAACATAACAGATAAATACAGAGAAACTAATATGGACCAGAAAAATATGCAGAGTCTGGAGAGGCCATCACAAGTTAAAGAAATCAGCAAAAATGGACACCTGCTGAAGGCAACAGTATTAGTACAAAAAGCACCTGAGTAG
- the LOC124375780 gene encoding fatty acid-binding protein, heart-like produces the protein MAEAFVGTWNLKESKNFDEYMKALGVGFATRQVGNMTKPSTIISVDGDVVTLKTVSTFKTTEIKFKLGEEFDETTADDRKVKSLLTVDGNKLIHIQKWEDKETSLVREIDGNNLTLTLTLGDVVCTRSYVKAE, from the exons ATGGCAGAAGCTTTCGTCGGCACGTGGAACCTTAAGGAGAGCAAGAATTTCGATGAATACATGAAGGCTcttg GTGTTGGTTTTGCGACACGCCAGGTTGGCAACATGACCAAACCCTCCACCATAATTTCTGTTGATGGTGATGTGGTCACGCTAAAGACAGTCAGCACCTTCAAGACAACAGAAATCAAGTTCAAGTTGGGGGAGGAGTTTGACGAGACCACAGCAGATGACCGTAAAGTCAAG tcatTGTTGACCGTTGACGGGAACAAGCTGATCCACATTCAGAAGtgggaagacaaagagacgtcgCTGGTCCGGGAAATTGATGGGAACAATCTCACACTG ACACTAACTCTTGGCGACGTGGTCTGCACACGATCCTACGTGAAAGCAGAGTGA
- the cyhr1 gene encoding cysteine and histidine-rich protein 1, giving the protein MSSMEERGEVAAAPGSSSAGLSVGPEAVAAGAGLSGIQEESGMRREASGSGSGPETDPDAPPKKRVRLQEGEAGKLEERLYSVLCCTVCLDLPKASVYQCTNGHLMCAGCFIHLLADARLKEEQATCPNCRCEISKSLCCRNLAVEKAVSELPSDCSYCLKQFPRSGLDHHQSEECQDRLTQCKYKRIGCPWQGPFHELTAHEVDCCHPSKTGIELMGILDEMDQSHRRELQLYNSIFSLLSFEKIGFTEVQFRPYRTDDFITRLYYETPRFTVLNQTWVLKARVNDSERNPNLSCKRTLSFQLILKSKVNSTLECSFLLLKGPYDDVKIKPVIQHHVFSNDANETEYVPLPISDSVECNKLLAAKNINLRLFIFQIQK; this is encoded by the exons ATGTCATCGATGGAGGAGCGAGGCGAGGTGGCGGCTGCACCAGGCTCGTCCTCAGCCGGCTTAAGTGTCGGGCCGGAGGCCGTGGCTGCAGGTGCGGGATTATCTGGGATTCAGGAAGAATCTGGCATGCGGAGAGAGGCTTCCGGTTCCGGTTCTGGTCCGGAGACTGATCCGGATGCACCGCCCAAAAAGCGCGTGAGGCTGCAGGAGGGAGAAGCGGGGAAGCTCGAGGAGCGTCTTTACTCCGTCCTGTGCTGCACCGTGTGCCTGGACCTACCCAAAGCCTCGGTTTACCAG TGTACAAACGGGCACCTGATGTGTGCTGGCTGCTTCATTCACCTGCTGGCAGACGCACGGCTAAAGGAAGAGCAGGCCACGTGCCCGAACTGCCGCTGTGAGATCAGCAAGAGCCTGTGCTGCAGGAACTTGGCGGTAGAGAAAGCTGTAAGCGAACTGCCCTCAGACTGCAGCTACTGCCTTAAACAGTTCCCTCGCTCCGGCCTGGACCACCACCAGTCAGAAGAGTGCCAGGAcag GCTTACGCAATGTAAGTACAAGCGGATCGGATGCCCATGGCAGGGGCCATTCCATGAGCTCACTGCCCATGAGGTTGACTGCTGCCACCCATCTAAGACTGGCATTGAGCTAATGGGCATCCTGGATGAAATGGATCAGAGCCATCGCCGAGAACTGCAGCTCTATAACAGCATCTTCAGCCTGCTCAGCTTTGAGAAGATCGGCTTCACAG aGGTGCAGTTTAGGCCGTACCGCACAGATGACTTCATCACCCGGCTGTACTACGAGACGCCTCGTTTCACCGTGCTCAACCAGACATGGGTGCTAAAGGCACGTGTCAACGACTCGGAGCGCAACCCCAACCTTTCCTGTAAGCGCACACTTTCCTTCCAGCTGATCCTGAAGAGCAAAGTAAACTCGACGCTGGAGTGTTCCTTCCTGCTGCTCAAGGGCCCGTACGACGATGTGAAGATCAAACCTGTCATCCAGCACCACGTCTTCTCCAACGATGCCAACGAGACGGAGTATGTGCCACTGCCCATCAGCGACAGCGTCGAGTGCAACAAGCTGCTGGCTGCCAAAAACATCAACCTGCGCCTCTTCATCTTTCAGATCCAGAAATAG